From a region of the Zingiber officinale cultivar Zhangliang chromosome 4B, Zo_v1.1, whole genome shotgun sequence genome:
- the LOC121974703 gene encoding CDPK-related kinase 3-like isoform X2: MGQCHGTCFSVKDGYRRHRRRRKMTIPDNSEASGATPPHVVQMSSTWPSPYPTGDVSPLPNGGASPTPARSTSKRFFQRPFPPPSPAKHIKAALAQRQGAAKKKDAVGTGGSVGDPERQLDKSFGYGKNFGSTYHLGQEVGRGHFGNTCFATAKKGEMKGQTVAVKIIPKAKMTTPISIEDVRREVKILKALSGHKNLVKFYEACEDALNVYIIMEVCEGGELLDRILSRGKYAEEDAKAIVAQMLDVVAFCHFQGVVHRDLKPENFLFTTKDESSPMKLIDFGLSDFIRADERLNDTVGSSYYVAPEVLHRSYNTEADMWSIGVITYILLCGSRPFWARTESGIFRSILRADPNFDDQPWPDISAEAKDFVKRLLNKDYRKRMTAVQALTHPWLRNEQRQIPLDMLVYRLFKLYFRTSLLKQAALKALSKAITKDELFYLQLQFKLLQPNKDGLIYLDNFQMALSQNATEAMKLSRIPEIVDSVSHIVLCY, from the exons ATGGGACAATGCCACGGGACGTGCTTCTCCGTCAAGGACGGTTACCGAAGGCACCGGCGCCGGAGGAAAATGACGATTCCTGACAACTCGGAAGCATCTGGCGCTACGCCTCCCCATGTGGTCCAGATGTCATCCACCTGGCCCAGCCCTTACCCCACGGGAGACGTCAGCCCTCTCCCAAACGGCGGCGCATCCCCAACTCCGGCGAGGTCCACCTCGAAGAGGTTCTTCCAACGGCCCTTCCCGCCGCCGTCCCCAGCCAAACACATCAAGGCGGCACTTGCCCAACGGCAGGGAGCCGCGAAGAAAAAGGATGCGGTCGGGACCGGAGGCAGCGTTGGGGATCCGGAGCGACAGCTTGATAAGAGCTTCGGATATGGGAAGAACTTTGGGTCGACGTATCATCTCGGGCAGGAGGTGGGACGCGGCCATTTCGGGAATACGTGCTTCGCCACGGCAAAAAAGGGGGAGATGAAAGGGCAAACTGTTGCTGTCAAGATCATTCCCAAAGCTAAG ATGACAACGCCAATATCGATCGAAGATGTTCGTAGGGAGGTTAAAATTCTGAAAGCTTTGTCTGGCCacaaaaatcttgttaaattTTATGAAGCATGTGAGGATGCCCTCAACGTCTACATCATAATGGA AGTATGTGAAGGCGGAGAATTATTAGATAGAATCTTGTCCAG AGGAAAGTACGCTGAGGAAGATGCAAAAGCAATTGTTGCGCAAATGCTGGACGTGGTAGCCTTTTGTCACTTTCAAGGTGTTGTGCATCGTGATCTAAAGCCAGAG AATTTTCTCTTCACAACTAAAGATGAAAGTTCTCCAATGAAATTAATTGACTTTGGTCTTTCTGATTTTATCAGAGCAG ATGAAAGGCTAAATGACACTGTTGGAAGTTCATACTATGTTGCTCCTGAAGTCCTACATAGATCATACAACACTGAAGCAGATATGTGGAGCATCGGTGTCATAACTTACATTCTACTATGTGGAAGTAGACCTTTCTGGGCACGAACTGAATCCGGAATCTTTCGATCAATATTGAGGGCTGATCCTAATTTTGATGATCAACCGTGGCCTGACATATCTGCAGAAGCTAAAGATTTTGTGAAGAGGCTTTTGAACAAGGATTATAGGAAAAGGATGACAGCTGTTCAGGCTTTGA CTCACCCTTGGTTGCGAAATGAACAAAGGCAAATTCCTCTGGATATGCTTGTATATAGGTTATTCAAATTATACTTCCGCACTTCTCTTCTAAAACAGGCTGCACTAAAG GCACTATCCAAAGCTATAACTAAGGATGAACTCTTCTATCTgcaattgcaatttaagttacTACAGCCAAATAAAGATGGATTGATTTATCTCGATAACTTTCAGATG GCACTCTCGCAGAATGCAACCGAAGCAATGAAATTATCGAGAATTCCTGAGATAGTGGATTCAGTGAGCCATATTGTCTTGTGCTATTAA
- the LOC121974703 gene encoding CDPK-related kinase 3-like isoform X1, whose translation MGQCHGTCFSVKDGYRRHRRRRKMTIPDNSEASGATPPHVVQMSSTWPSPYPTGDVSPLPNGGASPTPARSTSKRFFQRPFPPPSPAKHIKAALAQRQGAAKKKDAVGTGGSVGDPERQLDKSFGYGKNFGSTYHLGQEVGRGHFGNTCFATAKKGEMKGQTVAVKIIPKAKMTTPISIEDVRREVKILKALSGHKNLVKFYEACEDALNVYIIMEVCEGGELLDRILSRGKYAEEDAKAIVAQMLDVVAFCHFQGVVHRDLKPENFLFTTKDESSPMKLIDFGLSDFIRADERLNDTVGSSYYVAPEVLHRSYNTEADMWSIGVITYILLCGSRPFWARTESGIFRSILRADPNFDDQPWPDISAEAKDFVKRLLNKDYRKRMTAVQALTHPWLRNEQRQIPLDMLVYRLFKLYFRTSLLKQAALKALSKAITKDELFYLQLQFKLLQPNKDGLIYLDNFQMALSQNATEAMKLSRIPEIVDSLDALSQNGMDFDEFCAAAISPYQLEALEQWEQISNTAFQHFEQEGNRVVSVEELAQELNLTHIAHSFLQDWIRSEDGKFSFYGYTKYLHGITVRGSNTIQQ comes from the exons ATGGGACAATGCCACGGGACGTGCTTCTCCGTCAAGGACGGTTACCGAAGGCACCGGCGCCGGAGGAAAATGACGATTCCTGACAACTCGGAAGCATCTGGCGCTACGCCTCCCCATGTGGTCCAGATGTCATCCACCTGGCCCAGCCCTTACCCCACGGGAGACGTCAGCCCTCTCCCAAACGGCGGCGCATCCCCAACTCCGGCGAGGTCCACCTCGAAGAGGTTCTTCCAACGGCCCTTCCCGCCGCCGTCCCCAGCCAAACACATCAAGGCGGCACTTGCCCAACGGCAGGGAGCCGCGAAGAAAAAGGATGCGGTCGGGACCGGAGGCAGCGTTGGGGATCCGGAGCGACAGCTTGATAAGAGCTTCGGATATGGGAAGAACTTTGGGTCGACGTATCATCTCGGGCAGGAGGTGGGACGCGGCCATTTCGGGAATACGTGCTTCGCCACGGCAAAAAAGGGGGAGATGAAAGGGCAAACTGTTGCTGTCAAGATCATTCCCAAAGCTAAG ATGACAACGCCAATATCGATCGAAGATGTTCGTAGGGAGGTTAAAATTCTGAAAGCTTTGTCTGGCCacaaaaatcttgttaaattTTATGAAGCATGTGAGGATGCCCTCAACGTCTACATCATAATGGA AGTATGTGAAGGCGGAGAATTATTAGATAGAATCTTGTCCAG AGGAAAGTACGCTGAGGAAGATGCAAAAGCAATTGTTGCGCAAATGCTGGACGTGGTAGCCTTTTGTCACTTTCAAGGTGTTGTGCATCGTGATCTAAAGCCAGAG AATTTTCTCTTCACAACTAAAGATGAAAGTTCTCCAATGAAATTAATTGACTTTGGTCTTTCTGATTTTATCAGAGCAG ATGAAAGGCTAAATGACACTGTTGGAAGTTCATACTATGTTGCTCCTGAAGTCCTACATAGATCATACAACACTGAAGCAGATATGTGGAGCATCGGTGTCATAACTTACATTCTACTATGTGGAAGTAGACCTTTCTGGGCACGAACTGAATCCGGAATCTTTCGATCAATATTGAGGGCTGATCCTAATTTTGATGATCAACCGTGGCCTGACATATCTGCAGAAGCTAAAGATTTTGTGAAGAGGCTTTTGAACAAGGATTATAGGAAAAGGATGACAGCTGTTCAGGCTTTGA CTCACCCTTGGTTGCGAAATGAACAAAGGCAAATTCCTCTGGATATGCTTGTATATAGGTTATTCAAATTATACTTCCGCACTTCTCTTCTAAAACAGGCTGCACTAAAG GCACTATCCAAAGCTATAACTAAGGATGAACTCTTCTATCTgcaattgcaatttaagttacTACAGCCAAATAAAGATGGATTGATTTATCTCGATAACTTTCAGATG GCACTCTCGCAGAATGCAACCGAAGCAATGAAATTATCGAGAATTCCTGAGATAGTGGATTCA TTGGATGCGCTATCACAAAATGGGATGGACTTTGATGAGTTTTGTGCTGCTGCAATCAGCCCTTATCAGCTTGAGGCTTTGGAACAATGGGAACAAATATCAAACACAGCATTTCAGCACTTCGAGCAGGAGGGTAATCGGGTTGTTTCAGTCGAAGAGCTGGCTCAG GAATTGAACCTCACTCATATTGCTCATTCCTTTCTACAAGACTGGATCAGATCAGAAGATGGCAAGTTCAGTTTTTACGGGTACACCAAATACTTGCACGGCATCACAGTTCGCGGCTCGAacacaatacaacaataa